One stretch of Pseudomonas sp. NC02 DNA includes these proteins:
- the sctU gene encoding type III secretion system export apparatus subunit SctU: protein MSDSGEKKHAATPKKLKDQRQKGQVAQSQDVGKLLVLTALSEIALFTAETSMQRFQQLLVMPMSRFGQPFVRALEEVLTEGLIVFFSFALLMAGLAIAVKLISGWIQFGFLFAPESLKLNFSRLNPLSQVKQMFSAKSVTNLLMGLAKALLLALILYVVIRPSLGALINLATSDLQSYILALIILFRHLLHACLGLLLVLALIDMALQKHFFAKSMRMTQVEVVKEYKDMEGDPHVKGQRRALAQQLAQEEPKVKLPKLEEADMLVVNPTHFAVALYYRPGKTPLPLLVDKGTDAEARKLIDRAKAADVPVIQCVWLARTLYEKKLGANIPRETLQAVAFLYRTLRELNDEAKRETLEFPELKQR, encoded by the coding sequence ATGAGTGATTCGGGTGAGAAAAAACACGCGGCCACGCCCAAGAAACTCAAGGATCAGCGCCAGAAAGGCCAGGTCGCCCAAAGCCAGGACGTCGGTAAGCTACTGGTGTTGACCGCCCTCAGCGAAATCGCGTTGTTCACCGCCGAAACCAGCATGCAGCGCTTCCAGCAGTTGCTGGTGATGCCCATGTCACGTTTCGGGCAGCCCTTTGTGCGGGCGCTGGAGGAAGTGCTGACGGAAGGCTTGATCGTGTTTTTTTCCTTCGCCTTGCTGATGGCCGGACTGGCGATCGCGGTGAAGTTGATCAGCGGCTGGATTCAGTTCGGTTTCCTGTTTGCGCCGGAAAGCCTGAAGCTGAATTTCAGCCGTCTCAATCCACTCAGCCAGGTCAAGCAGATGTTCTCTGCCAAGTCAGTGACGAACCTGTTGATGGGGTTGGCCAAGGCGCTACTGCTTGCGCTGATTTTGTACGTGGTGATCAGGCCGTCACTAGGGGCCTTGATCAATCTGGCCACCAGCGACCTGCAGAGTTACATCCTCGCGCTGATCATCCTGTTTCGCCATCTGCTGCACGCTTGCCTGGGATTGCTGCTGGTCCTGGCATTGATCGACATGGCGCTGCAGAAGCACTTCTTTGCCAAGAGCATGCGCATGACTCAGGTAGAGGTGGTCAAGGAATACAAGGACATGGAGGGCGACCCTCACGTCAAGGGGCAGCGCCGCGCCCTGGCCCAACAGCTGGCCCAGGAGGAGCCGAAGGTCAAGCTGCCCAAGCTGGAGGAGGCTGACATGTTGGTGGTCAACCCGACGCACTTTGCGGTCGCGCTGTACTACCGGCCGGGCAAAACGCCGCTGCCGCTGCTGGTGGATAAAGGCACGGATGCCGAGGCCCGGAAACTGATAGACCGGGCCAAGGCGGCCGACGTGCCGGTGATCCAGTGTGTATGGCTCGCGCGCACGCTGTACGAGAAGAAGCTTGGGGCGAACATTCCCCGGGAGACGTTGCAGGCGGTAGCGTTCCTCTACCGCACCCTGCGTGAGCTCAATGACGAGGCCAAGCGTGAAACGCTGGAGTTTCCGGAGCTTAAGCAACGTTAA
- a CDS encoding type III secretion system HrpP C-terminal domain-containing protein, with protein MTQVPVNSPERPRPGEPRDEREPGPGAIVPWEHGRLFAQLFGNDDEGGGFGSALPGTPASSHAAMIAAMTEQLAPRIHAAVQWPLHAVLYLPSLGRINASVRREQGTWNVELEAQEERTARWLPGVRQHLEDGLAGALAQPVTVHLAPVDPA; from the coding sequence ATGACGCAAGTTCCAGTGAACAGTCCTGAGCGCCCGCGTCCGGGCGAGCCTCGGGATGAACGTGAACCCGGCCCGGGGGCGATAGTGCCATGGGAGCACGGACGGTTATTTGCCCAGCTGTTTGGCAACGATGATGAAGGGGGCGGTTTCGGTTCCGCCCTACCGGGAACCCCTGCATCAAGTCATGCCGCGATGATCGCGGCCATGACCGAGCAGTTGGCACCGCGGATTCACGCCGCTGTTCAGTGGCCTTTGCACGCTGTGCTTTACCTGCCGAGCCTGGGGCGGATCAACGCCAGCGTGCGCCGCGAGCAAGGTACCTGGAACGTTGAGCTGGAGGCGCAGGAAGAGCGCACCGCGCGCTGGTTGCCTGGGGTGCGCCAGCACCTTGAGGACGGGCTGGCCGGCGCGTTGGCGCAGCCTGTCACCGTACACCTGGCACCTGTGGACCCGGCATGA
- a CDS encoding FliI/YscN family ATPase translates to MSRDLQARLEAWEQRQSSALVSFAPVSVRGRIQRVNGMLLQCRLPQARIGDLCQVEKSIGEYMLAEIIGFDQQDAVLSALGNLEGVRVGASVQRLGVPHRVRVGDDLLGQVLDGFGRPIAGDGPSAFVEADIAEASTVLCEAPLPTERPRISRALSTGVRSIDGLITLGEGQRVGLFAGAGCGKTTLLAEIARNVECDVIVFGLIGERGRELREFLDHELDDQLRAKAVLVCATSDRSSMERARAAFTATALAEGFRRKGQRVLLLIDSLTRFARAQREIGLAAGEPLGRGGLPPSVYSLMPRLVERAGLTRDGVITAIYTVLIEQDSMNDPVADEVRSLLDGHIVLSRKLAERGHYPAVDVLGSLSRILSNVATPEHIRAGTALRRLLSAYQQIELMLKLGEYQPGSDALTDLAVDSRQAVDGFLRQDLREPAAMAMTLDQLMELTTDVPF, encoded by the coding sequence GTGAGCCGTGACCTGCAAGCCCGTCTTGAGGCCTGGGAGCAACGCCAGTCGAGTGCGCTGGTCAGCTTCGCACCGGTGTCGGTGCGCGGTCGTATCCAGCGGGTGAACGGCATGTTGTTGCAATGCCGGCTGCCCCAGGCGCGCATCGGTGATTTGTGCCAGGTCGAAAAGTCCATCGGTGAATACATGCTGGCGGAGATCATCGGTTTCGACCAGCAGGATGCAGTGCTGAGTGCGTTGGGCAATCTTGAAGGCGTGCGCGTGGGTGCCAGTGTGCAACGCCTGGGGGTGCCACACCGGGTACGGGTCGGCGACGATTTGCTCGGCCAGGTGCTCGATGGGTTTGGCCGGCCGATTGCGGGCGATGGCCCCAGCGCCTTTGTGGAGGCCGACATCGCAGAGGCGAGCACGGTGTTGTGCGAGGCGCCGTTGCCTACCGAACGCCCCAGAATCAGCCGGGCGTTGTCCACCGGCGTACGCTCGATCGATGGATTGATCACGCTGGGAGAAGGGCAGCGCGTCGGCCTGTTCGCCGGCGCGGGCTGCGGCAAGACCACCTTGTTGGCCGAGATCGCCCGAAACGTCGAGTGCGATGTGATCGTGTTCGGGTTGATTGGTGAGCGCGGCCGCGAGCTGCGGGAATTTCTTGACCATGAGCTGGATGATCAGCTGCGCGCCAAGGCGGTGCTGGTGTGTGCCACCTCCGACCGCTCAAGCATGGAACGCGCCCGCGCGGCGTTCACTGCGACAGCGCTGGCCGAAGGGTTCCGGCGCAAGGGCCAGCGGGTACTGCTGCTGATTGACTCCCTGACCCGATTTGCCCGGGCCCAGCGTGAAATCGGCCTGGCCGCGGGCGAGCCCCTGGGCCGCGGCGGCTTGCCACCGTCGGTATACAGCCTGATGCCGCGCCTGGTGGAGCGGGCCGGGCTGACCCGTGACGGAGTGATTACCGCCATCTACACCGTGCTGATCGAGCAGGACTCGATGAACGATCCGGTAGCGGATGAAGTGCGCTCCCTGCTCGACGGCCACATCGTGTTGTCACGCAAGCTGGCCGAGCGTGGCCACTACCCGGCGGTGGATGTGCTGGGCAGCCTTTCGCGGATCTTGAGCAACGTCGCCACGCCCGAGCATATAAGGGCGGGCACCGCCTTGCGCCGCTTGTTGTCGGCGTACCAGCAGATCGAACTGATGCTCAAGTTGGGCGAGTACCAACCCGGCAGTGATGCCCTGACCGACCTGGCGGTGGACAGCCGCCAGGCCGTCGATGGCTTTCTGCGCCAGGACCTGCGTGAGCCGGCCGCGATGGCGATGACGCTGGACCAATTGATGGAGTTGACCACCGATGTCCCTTTCTGA
- the sctS gene encoding type III secretion system export apparatus subunit SctS, whose amino-acid sequence MEPIVLFKQGMLLVVVLSAPPLIVAVVVGVLTSLVQALMQIQDQTLPFGIKLVAVGITLILTGRWIGVELIQLINLMFDMIARSALN is encoded by the coding sequence ATGGAACCGATCGTGCTGTTCAAGCAGGGCATGTTGCTGGTGGTGGTGCTGTCGGCGCCGCCGCTGATCGTGGCGGTGGTCGTCGGTGTGTTGACGTCGCTGGTGCAGGCCCTGATGCAGATACAGGACCAGACGCTGCCCTTTGGCATCAAGCTGGTTGCGGTGGGCATCACGCTGATTTTGACCGGTCGCTGGATTGGCGTGGAGCTGATCCAACTGATCAACCTGATGTTCGACATGATTGCCCGCTCGGCATTGAACTGA
- a CDS encoding FliM/FliN family flagellar motor switch protein gives MIMPFLTLPVVSGANVAARRRLGRGLRMAFQVAGQNGELLMEPGRAPAGVKPLFFESACGVLAFAEPGPLFSLLGECPVTLAEADNDPDSWFWELFQHHLSPQVRGLFGFLRLLPAPRKLNFGCRFTVTLGKSRVVGYLWLTPERLLALCEAGPWQSIAGPLPASFQLAVAMTLGRLKLSITQLSGVRAGDVVMLEQPFFDVQGNGHLYVGKHRLQGCIDDESGPLCLTLVSIEETSVDEDFATSQYPGDELDEPVVDVFGHEPFDELNMALTVRCGTLNLTLGELRNLAPGAVLGIAGYAPGMAGLYYGDRPIGQGQLVEVDGRLGLQLSRVIFSR, from the coding sequence ATGATCATGCCGTTTTTAACCTTGCCGGTGGTCAGCGGCGCCAATGTCGCGGCGCGGCGCAGGCTGGGGCGCGGCTTGCGCATGGCGTTTCAGGTCGCGGGGCAGAACGGTGAACTGTTGATGGAACCGGGCCGTGCCCCCGCAGGCGTCAAGCCGCTGTTTTTCGAGAGCGCCTGCGGGGTGCTGGCTTTCGCCGAACCAGGGCCGCTGTTCAGCCTGCTGGGGGAGTGCCCGGTGACGCTGGCGGAGGCCGACAACGATCCAGACTCGTGGTTCTGGGAACTGTTCCAGCACCACCTGAGCCCGCAGGTGCGGGGGCTGTTTGGCTTCCTGCGGTTGCTGCCGGCGCCCAGGAAATTGAACTTCGGTTGTCGCTTCACGGTGACGCTGGGGAAGTCCAGGGTCGTGGGTTACCTGTGGCTGACTCCAGAGCGCTTGCTGGCACTGTGCGAGGCCGGCCCGTGGCAGTCGATAGCGGGGCCATTGCCGGCGTCGTTCCAGTTGGCAGTGGCGATGACCCTGGGCCGCCTGAAGCTATCCATCACGCAATTGAGCGGTGTCCGTGCCGGTGACGTGGTGATGCTTGAGCAACCCTTTTTCGATGTGCAGGGCAATGGTCACCTGTATGTCGGCAAGCACCGGCTGCAAGGGTGCATTGATGATGAATCCGGGCCGTTGTGCCTGACGCTTGTTTCGATCGAGGAAACGTCCGTGGACGAGGATTTTGCAACATCGCAGTACCCGGGGGATGAGCTGGATGAACCGGTAGTGGATGTCTTTGGCCACGAGCCTTTCGATGAGTTGAACATGGCCCTGACGGTACGTTGTGGCACCCTGAACCTGACCCTGGGCGAACTGCGCAATCTCGCCCCCGGTGCGGTGTTGGGCATTGCCGGGTACGCGCCGGGCATGGCCGGGCTTTATTACGGCGACAGGCCGATAGGGCAAGGGCAGTTGGTGGAAGTAGATGGGCGCCTTGGTTTGCAGTTGTCCCGCGTGATTTTTTCGCGATGA
- a CDS encoding transcriptional regulator, which translates to MGPNDTSSRQVFLDNLVGGKDAHLSLGPGISVCRLKAGGKPGLALLVDRGALEAGQLERVLERLFEQAVAFDGCFACLDARDALVIWHALPAGAEEADDIIGKLLSLGCLDMLDVHRYR; encoded by the coding sequence ATGGGGCCGAACGATACGTCGTCTCGCCAGGTATTCCTGGATAACCTGGTGGGCGGCAAGGACGCCCACCTGTCCCTCGGCCCGGGCATAAGCGTGTGCCGGTTAAAGGCCGGTGGTAAACCCGGGCTTGCGTTGCTGGTCGACCGTGGAGCGCTGGAAGCCGGACAGTTGGAACGGGTACTGGAGCGGCTTTTTGAACAGGCGGTGGCGTTTGACGGCTGCTTTGCCTGTCTCGATGCCAGGGATGCCCTGGTGATCTGGCACGCGCTGCCGGCAGGTGCAGAGGAGGCAGATGACATCATCGGCAAGCTGCTTTCGCTGGGCTGCCTCGATATGCTGGACGTGCACCGCTACCGTTAA
- the hrpT gene encoding HrpT family type III secretion system protein, whose protein sequence is MKRLLTLLGLALLIVGCTPTCKGDSCSRPQSGADKLVVWWPPQMRVESGPAGERSDYQTISLER, encoded by the coding sequence ATGAAACGCCTACTCACCCTCCTCGGCCTGGCCCTGCTTATCGTTGGTTGTACGCCGACGTGCAAGGGCGACTCCTGTTCACGCCCGCAATCGGGCGCCGATAAGCTGGTGGTCTGGTGGCCGCCGCAGATGCGCGTCGAATCCGGCCCTGCCGGCGAGCGCTCCGACTATCAAACGATCTCACTGGAACGGTAA
- the sctT gene encoding type III secretion system export apparatus subunit SctT, producing the protein MLLYLEFLPSLLVAMARIYPCAFLVPAFCFQHIRGMPRHIIVMVMALIPAPGIHAVLAAKDYSALMISGLVLKEAALGFLLGILLAMPFWMFESVGALLDNQRGALAGGQLNPSLGPDATPIGHLFKQLVIYLLIAVLGLSVLTQVIWDSYLIWPPTAWLPLPAVNGFSVFIGLLGDTFTHMMLYAAPFIAVLLFLEFGFALLGLYSPQLQVSTLATPVKSLAGLVILLLYFPLLQDLIVGRMAQLGDLKHSLGLMFRGSGHE; encoded by the coding sequence GTGCTGCTTTATCTTGAATTCCTGCCCAGCCTGCTCGTGGCCATGGCGCGCATTTATCCCTGTGCATTTCTGGTGCCTGCGTTTTGTTTCCAACATATACGCGGTATGCCCCGCCACATCATCGTGATGGTCATGGCGTTGATTCCGGCGCCCGGCATTCATGCCGTCCTGGCTGCCAAGGATTACTCCGCGCTGATGATCAGCGGGTTGGTACTCAAGGAAGCTGCCCTGGGGTTTTTGCTGGGGATTCTGTTGGCCATGCCGTTCTGGATGTTCGAGTCAGTGGGCGCACTGCTGGATAACCAGCGGGGGGCTTTGGCGGGTGGCCAACTCAACCCCTCGCTGGGGCCGGATGCGACGCCGATCGGGCACCTGTTCAAACAGTTGGTGATTTATTTGCTGATTGCCGTCCTGGGCTTGAGCGTGCTGACCCAAGTGATCTGGGACAGCTACCTGATCTGGCCGCCAACCGCCTGGTTGCCGCTGCCGGCGGTCAATGGGTTCAGTGTATTCATCGGGCTGCTGGGCGATACTTTTACCCACATGATGCTGTATGCCGCACCGTTTATTGCCGTGCTGCTGTTCCTGGAGTTCGGCTTCGCCTTGTTGGGCCTGTACAGCCCGCAATTGCAAGTCTCTACCCTGGCAACGCCGGTCAAGAGCCTGGCGGGGCTGGTTATCCTGCTGCTGTACTTCCCGCTGTTGCAGGACTTGATCGTCGGGCGCATGGCGCAGTTGGGAGACCTCAAGCATTCCCTCGGCCTGATGTTCAGGGGCTCGGGACATGAGTGA
- a CDS encoding YscO family type III secretion system apparatus protein: MSLSEIDTLRRLRKHRADRAERALRAAKRQQQALLLQIRQAADALEQTRLDEARKTAELLSKHQGQVISFQDIKSWNAQERTLSADTRREEGQLHELHGQRDEQLIHIDSAQKQVTQCLREVEKLQELSLLLGQEEAVQEET, from the coding sequence ATGTCCCTTTCTGAAATCGATACCTTGCGGCGTTTGCGCAAGCACCGGGCTGACCGGGCGGAGCGCGCGCTGCGTGCCGCCAAAAGGCAACAGCAAGCGCTGCTGTTGCAGATCCGGCAGGCGGCGGATGCCCTTGAGCAGACCCGGCTGGACGAAGCCCGGAAAACCGCTGAGTTGCTGAGCAAGCATCAAGGGCAAGTGATCTCGTTCCAGGACATCAAGTCCTGGAATGCCCAGGAGCGCACGTTGTCCGCCGACACCCGCCGCGAAGAAGGGCAGTTACATGAGCTGCACGGCCAGCGCGATGAGCAGTTGATCCACATCGACAGCGCGCAGAAGCAGGTTACCCAGTGCTTGCGCGAGGTTGAAAAACTCCAGGAACTGTCCCTTTTGTTGGGGCAGGAAGAAGCCGTGCAGGAAGAAACATGA
- the sctR gene encoding type III secretion system export apparatus subunit SctR, producing MTFQGVDPLVLALFLGSLSLMPMLLIICTSFLKIVIVLMITRNAIGVQQVPPSMAINGIALAATLFIMAPVGYQIAENVKASPVDTSSVQSLLETGQAAIQPLRAFMLRNTDADVLTHLLENSARMWPPEMAQSTQREDLILLVPAFVLSQLQAGFEIGFLIYIPFIVIDLIVSNLLLALGMQMVSPMTISLPLKLLLFVMVSGWSRLLDSLFLSYL from the coding sequence ATGACATTTCAGGGGGTCGACCCTCTTGTCCTGGCGCTGTTTTTAGGTTCGTTGTCGCTGATGCCAATGCTGCTGATCATCTGCACATCGTTCTTGAAGATCGTGATTGTGCTGATGATCACCCGTAACGCCATCGGCGTGCAGCAGGTACCGCCGAGCATGGCCATCAACGGAATAGCGCTGGCTGCGACACTGTTCATCATGGCGCCCGTGGGGTACCAGATCGCCGAGAACGTCAAGGCCTCGCCCGTGGACACGAGTAGCGTGCAAAGCCTTCTGGAAACCGGGCAGGCGGCCATACAGCCGTTGCGTGCGTTCATGCTGCGCAACACCGATGCCGATGTGTTGACTCACCTGCTGGAAAACAGTGCGCGCATGTGGCCGCCTGAAATGGCGCAGAGCACCCAGCGCGAAGACTTGATCCTGCTGGTCCCGGCCTTCGTGCTGTCGCAACTGCAGGCGGGGTTCGAGATCGGCTTTCTGATCTACATCCCGTTCATCGTCATCGATTTGATTGTGTCCAACCTGCTGTTGGCCCTCGGTATGCAGATGGTCTCGCCCATGACCATTTCGCTGCCGCTCAAACTGCTGTTGTTCGTCATGGTTTCCGGGTGGTCGCGGCTGCTCGACAGCCTGTTCCTTTCTTACCTCTGA